DNA sequence from the Vibrio pelagius genome:
TCATTGGTGGTACATTAATGTCGTTTCCAGTTCTTATATGTGATGATTCTGCCTTAGCCCGCAAACAGATGGCTCGCTCTTTACCGCCATCTTTAAATGCTGACATAACCTTCGCAGTGCATGGGTTAAATGCACTCGAAGAATTAGCGAGTAATGAGTTTAAATTAATGTTCCTCGACCTGACCATGCCTGAGTTGGATGGTTATGGGACATTAGAAGAGATGCAGCGTTTGGGTAATACGACACCTGTCGTCGTTGTGTCTGGTGATATTCAGCCCAAAGCCAAACAGAAAGTTATGGATCTTGGGGCGAAAGCTTTCCTGCAAAAACCAATCGACCAAGAAGCGCTAAAAGCCATTCTTCGTGAGTTGGTTGAGCCAACTAAGCAACCACAATTGGTGACACCAGCTCCGCTAGAGCTTCCTATTCTGCGCAGACGCGATATCTACATGGAAGTGGCAAACGTTGCGATTGGTCGCGCGGCAGACGCGCTAGCCCGTCACTTCGATGTATTTGTTCATCTACCGCTGCCTAACGTAAATATCTTTGAAGTGAGTGAACTTCACATGGCACTGCGTGATCTTGCCGACAATGATCAGGTATCGGGTGTTTGCCAAGGTTTCAGCGGTGAGGGTATCGCCGGAGAAGCATTGGTTCTTTTGAGTGATTCGAGTGTAAATGATCTCAAGAAGCTGATGAAAGTGCCAACGGACAGTGAAGAGCTTGAAGAGTTAGAGCTGCTTATGGATGTATCCAACATTCTTGTCGGCTCTTTCTTAAATGGCCTAGGTGAACAGTCTGAAGTTCGCTTCTTCCAGAGCTCTCCAGTACTGCTAGGGCAACATATTCCTATTGACTCTGTGATTGCCAATACCAGTGGCTCGTTCAAAAAGACCATGACCTTTGAGGTGAGCTACAACATTGAAGGCACCTCAATTCGCTGCGACCTACTGTTTATGTTTGTAGATGAATCGTTACCGCTACTAGACAACAAGCTGTCTTACCTAATGGAGGAGTTCTAATATGCTTCAGTTACCTGCAGAATTCGAGCAGTTCCATTGGATGGTTGATATGGTTCAAAATGTCGACATGGGGCTTGTTGTGATCGACCGAGACTTCAACGTGCAAGTGTGGAATGGCTTTATGACGCACCACAGCGGTAAACAATCTCATGATGCGATTGGCAAATCGATCTTTGAGCTATTTCCTGAGATCCCAGAAGAGTGGTTCCGTCTCAAAACGAAACCCGTTTATGATCTTGGCTGTCGTAGTTTCATTACATGGCAACAACGCCCATATCTATTTAAGTGTCGCAACGTACGACCTGTTACGCAGCAAGCAGATTTCATGTACCAGAACGTGACACTGAACCCGATGCGTTCTCCGACTGGACAAGTCACGTCTCTGTTTCTTTCTATTCAAGATGCGACGGCAGAGGCTTTGGTTGCTCGTCAGTAACGACCTTCGGTTTATAGGGCTGTTCAGTTTAAAAGAGCATTTAGTTTCAATTTAAAAGAGCCATATACAAGACCTGTAAAGAAAGGCACGCGATCATGCGTGCCTTTGTCGTTGTTAGCTACGTTTATCATTTAACACCATTTACTACCTATTATGTATAGGTCGGTCGTGTCATTGGACTTATTCATACACTGAAATTTCACCATCTTCATTTAACAACGACTGATACAAACGATCGTGTAGCGAAAAGAACGACTGTACAGTGATGGTTTTTTCGACATTTAAACAAGAAAGTTAAGAAAAGTACTGCGTTTTGACATCTATTTTCTGGCTGGAAAATGACCTTGTTGACGTGTCTAGCTCACAGAAATGTAAATAAGATGACAATCTTGCAATGGGTGCTTAGGAAACGTTTGCGCAAAGAAGCATAAATTTGCGTCATGTTGTGCGCTTAAGTGGTTAATATCTAAGTAAATAACTGAAATATTGAGAAAGAGAGGGAGTTTCGGATATGGAATCTTTGAGAGGATAGCATAAAAAAAAATGAAATATCAGACTTGCTGTAAATAAATCACGACCTATAATGCTGAAAACCGGAGCGTCTGCCAACGCTCCGGTTTTTTTGTGTCCGAAGAAAAGTAAACTCGTCTGCCAACGACTTTACAACGCACCGTGCGAGTGACACATACATTTATGAATCAAGGAAAAACACCATGCGTATCGAACAAGAACTTAAGTTAGGCTTTAAAGATGTACTGTTTCGCCCGAAGCGTTCAACACTAAAAAGTCGTTCTCAAGTAAATTTAACCCGCGAGTTTACATTCAAGCACAGCGGTCGTCAATGGGCTGGTACTCCTGTTATTGCAGCAAATATGGATTCTGTTGCAAGTTTTGAAATGGCAGCGGCTCTTGCAGAGCACGAAGTAATGACAGCGGTACACAAGCACTACACAGTAGAGCAGTGGGCTGACTTCGTAAAATCAGCAGACAAGAAGACGCTAAACAATGTTTTCGTATCAACAGGGACTTCTGACGCTGATTTCGAGAAAACAAAAGAGATCATGGCGCTATCTGAAGAGTTGATCTTTATCTGTGTTGATATCGCAAACGGCTACTCAGAGCACCTAGTAGAGTACGTGCAAAAGGTACGTGCTGAATTCCCGAACAAAGTTATCTCTGCAGGTAACGTTGTAACAGGTGACATGTGTGAAGAGCTAATCCTAGCGGGTGCTGACATCGTTAAAGTGGGTATTGGCCCAGGCTCAGTATGTACTACACGTGTTAAAACCGGTGTTGGTTACCCTCAACTTTCTGCAATCATCGAGTGTGGTGACGCAGCACACGGCCTAGGCGGTATGATCATCGGTGACGGTGGCTGTTCATGTGCAGGTGATGTTGCAAAAGCATTCGGCGGCGGCGCAGACTTCGTAATGCTAGGCGGTATGCTAGCAGGCCACGAAGAGTCAGGCGGTGAAGTAGTAGAGCAAGACGGTAAAAAGTTCATGAAGTTCTACGGAATGTCTTCTCAGTCGGCTATGGACAAGCACTCAGGTGGTGTTGCTAAGTACCGCGCAGCTGAAGGTAAAACTGTTTTACTTCCGTTCCGTGGCTCTGTTCACGGCACTATCTCTGACATCCTTGGCGGTGTACGTTCAACGTGTACCTACGTAGGCGCAGCAAAGCTTAAAGAGCTAACTAAGCGTACGACTTTCATCCGTGTACAAGAGCAAGAGAACAACGTATTCGGTAAAGAGTAACGTTTAAAACGATTGTTTTAATGTAAAAACAACTAAACGTTGAATTTACGAAACTATACGTTGAAATAGAAACAACCATACCTTGAAATAGCTTATTTATTGTACAACACTTAGGTAAGTTTACTACAGGTATGGTTGTTTGTTATGAAAAAACGGATTCTTAGAAACTCGTCAGTTAAAAACATATCACGCTTTGTCAGCCTTAAAACTGACTCCATTCATACAGTCGAATCCGACTTAGAGTTTGATACCTGTTTTCACTTTGAATTTTCAGCAAAAATTTTGACTTTTGAAGCTCAACCCATTGGCTTCGAGTATCATCTCGATGGTAAGCGACGTAAGTATACTCCCGACTTTTTAGTAACTTACAATGACACATATCAACCATTTTATGAGATTAAACCAAAGCGCATTGCAGAAACCGAAGAATTCAAAGAGACTTTTTCCGTGAAAAGAGAGCAAGCCCTTAGCATGGGCAATGATTTAAAAGTTCTGACTGAGGATGATATTCAAATTTATCCGTTGCTCGATAACTTGAAGATCATTCACCGTTATGCTTGCGATGACCGTCTTAATTCGCTCCAGCACCAGATACTTAGCTTATTAAGGAAATATGGAGAGCTACGAATAGAGCAAATTGTTAAATACTCTTCAGTTCACTCTTCTAGATCATTACCAGCTCTTTACGACCTGATTGCTAGACAACTTTTGAAAATCGATATGCATCAGCCGATTGACTGGCAAACTCCGATTTGGAGCTCATAGATATGAGTGATGAAGACACTGAGCGATTTGGTGAGCTATTTCCAAGTTCTCGTTCTGGCATTGCATCTAAGCCGAAGGAAACGTTATCGCTTCCTCTTTGGAAAGACATAGATCTAGTTTTCAAGGATGTTTTTGGTGTAAATGAAGAGCGTAGAGATGAAGCCGTACATAGGTACAACGTTCTAGAATTTCTTATTGAGCGGTATGGAAAAAATTTCTCTAAAAAAGAAATCGATGACGCATTCCCATCTTTAAATGAAAAGTTCGGTTCAACTACGCCTTCGGCAAGCAGTATTTACCGATACTGGAGAACTTTTAAGAAATCAGATTTCCAGCTGTCATCACTTATACCTAAAGTGACAGCTGGCAACACGAGCAAAAACGTGCCGGAAGAACTTGAGCCATTAATTCAAGAAGCAATAAAAGATTATTTCTCAGCTGAAGAGCAAACAGCTGCTTCCGCATACCTCACACTTGAAACTGAAGTTTCTAGGTATAACGAAACTAATGATACTCAGCACAGTTTGTTTTCAATACAATCGTTTAGGAACAGGCTGAGAAAGCACTCTGAGTACGAAAAAATTGTGCTTAGGAAGGGAAAAAGTGCGGCTGATGCGACCTTTAGGAAAGTGGGGCAAAGACCCGCAACAACACGAGCTCTGGAACGAGTAGAGGCAGATCATACCAGACTTGATCTATTTGTTATTGATGAGCGCTATGGTATACCGTTAGGTCGGCCTTGGCTTACACTTTTATACGACACTCATACAAAGAGCCTAACAGGCTTCTACCTAGGATTCGAGCCACCGAGCTACCTTTCAGTCTCATTAGCCCTTGAAAACTCTATTTTACCGAAAGATTACGTTAAAGAATTATATCCCTCGGTAGAAGGGGTTTGGCCTTGTTATGGTCTCCCAGAGCATTTAATAGTCGACAATGGTGCGGAGTTTAACAGTGTCGACTTTAAAATCGCGTGCAAAGAGCTGAAAATTAAGGTGAAGAAAAACCCAACTAAAAAGCCTTGGCTCAAGGGGTCGGTAGAGCGTTATTTCCGTACAATCAATAATCGGCTACTGTCTAGGATACCTGGAAAGAGTTTTACTAACATATTCGAAAGGAAAGACTACGACCCGCTTAAAAATGCCGTAATCGACGGTTTACTTCTACAAGAAATGATTCATATTTGGATAGTTGATGTATATCAAAATGGGAAAAATGGGCTTGAAAACAATATCCCGAATCTGAGTTGGGTTGATGCTGTCAATTCTTCCATTCCCCCACGTCCTTTCAAAGGTTCCAGAGAGGAGTTGAAGTTTAACCTAGGGAAAAACCTTGAAGTAGCTCTCGATAAGAATGGGGTAAGGCTTGGTAAAACAGTACGCTACTCTAGTGCTCGTCTAGCAAGATATTTTGGAGAAGAAACTTGTAAAGACATGAAAAGCGTACGTGTGAGAATTAAGTATGATCCTAGCTGTCTTGGTAGGGTGTATGTACTGGATGAAAAACAAGAAGAGTTTTTTGCAGTTGAAGCCGTTGATGCAGACTATGCCTAT
Encoded proteins:
- a CDS encoding response regulator; amino-acid sequence: MSFPVLICDDSALARKQMARSLPPSLNADITFAVHGLNALEELASNEFKLMFLDLTMPELDGYGTLEEMQRLGNTTPVVVVSGDIQPKAKQKVMDLGAKAFLQKPIDQEALKAILRELVEPTKQPQLVTPAPLELPILRRRDIYMEVANVAIGRAADALARHFDVFVHLPLPNVNIFEVSELHMALRDLADNDQVSGVCQGFSGEGIAGEALVLLSDSSVNDLKKLMKVPTDSEELEELELLMDVSNILVGSFLNGLGEQSEVRFFQSSPVLLGQHIPIDSVIANTSGSFKKTMTFEVSYNIEGTSIRCDLLFMFVDESLPLLDNKLSYLMEEF
- a CDS encoding PAS domain-containing protein; this encodes MLQLPAEFEQFHWMVDMVQNVDMGLVVIDRDFNVQVWNGFMTHHSGKQSHDAIGKSIFELFPEIPEEWFRLKTKPVYDLGCRSFITWQQRPYLFKCRNVRPVTQQADFMYQNVTLNPMRSPTGQVTSLFLSIQDATAEALVARQ
- a CDS encoding GMP reductase — translated: MRIEQELKLGFKDVLFRPKRSTLKSRSQVNLTREFTFKHSGRQWAGTPVIAANMDSVASFEMAAALAEHEVMTAVHKHYTVEQWADFVKSADKKTLNNVFVSTGTSDADFEKTKEIMALSEELIFICVDIANGYSEHLVEYVQKVRAEFPNKVISAGNVVTGDMCEELILAGADIVKVGIGPGSVCTTRVKTGVGYPQLSAIIECGDAAHGLGGMIIGDGGCSCAGDVAKAFGGGADFVMLGGMLAGHEESGGEVVEQDGKKFMKFYGMSSQSAMDKHSGGVAKYRAAEGKTVLLPFRGSVHGTISDILGGVRSTCTYVGAAKLKELTKRTTFIRVQEQENNVFGKE
- a CDS encoding TnsA endonuclease N-terminal domain-containing protein, with product MKKRILRNSSVKNISRFVSLKTDSIHTVESDLEFDTCFHFEFSAKILTFEAQPIGFEYHLDGKRRKYTPDFLVTYNDTYQPFYEIKPKRIAETEEFKETFSVKREQALSMGNDLKVLTEDDIQIYPLLDNLKIIHRYACDDRLNSLQHQILSLLRKYGELRIEQIVKYSSVHSSRSLPALYDLIARQLLKIDMHQPIDWQTPIWSS
- a CDS encoding Mu transposase C-terminal domain-containing protein; protein product: MSDEDTERFGELFPSSRSGIASKPKETLSLPLWKDIDLVFKDVFGVNEERRDEAVHRYNVLEFLIERYGKNFSKKEIDDAFPSLNEKFGSTTPSASSIYRYWRTFKKSDFQLSSLIPKVTAGNTSKNVPEELEPLIQEAIKDYFSAEEQTAASAYLTLETEVSRYNETNDTQHSLFSIQSFRNRLRKHSEYEKIVLRKGKSAADATFRKVGQRPATTRALERVEADHTRLDLFVIDERYGIPLGRPWLTLLYDTHTKSLTGFYLGFEPPSYLSVSLALENSILPKDYVKELYPSVEGVWPCYGLPEHLIVDNGAEFNSVDFKIACKELKIKVKKNPTKKPWLKGSVERYFRTINNRLLSRIPGKSFTNIFERKDYDPLKNAVIDGLLLQEMIHIWIVDVYQNGKNGLENNIPNLSWVDAVNSSIPPRPFKGSREELKFNLGKNLEVALDKNGVRLGKTVRYSSARLARYFGEETCKDMKSVRVRIKYDPSCLGRVYVLDEKQEEFFAVEAVDADYAYSVSEWLHKTCCNYARRHIRKNYNHKDVVNAWRKILDIIDEAIEKTGQKQQRNSLGTITTSRVQRVKEHTKRASSIAKTQQQDKSIKPELDDEFDWDIEVNTKGWSIE